In Pedobacter sp. SL55, the following proteins share a genomic window:
- the lipA gene encoding lipoyl synthase, with product MIELPVVAPVTEKARKPDWLRVKLPVGKEYAQVRSLVDEHKLHTICESGNCPNMGECWGAGTATFMILGNICTRSCSFCAVATGRPLAVDTDEPNRVANSVKLMGVKHCVITSVDRDDLKDGGSIIWAETLQAIRRESPITTLETLIPDFKGQWDNLYRVLEERPEVVSHNMETVRRLTRQVRIQAKYDRSLECLKRISEFGLRTKTGIMLGLGETEEDVFEAMDDLVANGVHILTLGQYLQPTKAHHPVVDWIHPDQFAKYKEVGLAKGLKYVESGPLVRSSYHAEKHLFDIEGIV from the coding sequence ATGATTGAACTTCCAGTTGTTGCACCAGTTACCGAAAAAGCCCGCAAACCAGATTGGTTAAGGGTTAAATTGCCTGTAGGAAAAGAATATGCACAGGTAAGAAGTTTGGTTGACGAACATAAGCTACATACCATTTGCGAAAGTGGTAATTGCCCAAATATGGGCGAATGCTGGGGCGCCGGAACGGCAACTTTCATGATTTTGGGTAACATTTGTACCCGTTCTTGTTCTTTCTGTGCGGTAGCAACTGGCAGGCCTTTGGCAGTTGATACCGACGAGCCCAACCGTGTAGCCAACTCGGTAAAGCTGATGGGCGTTAAACATTGTGTAATTACTTCGGTAGACCGCGATGATTTGAAAGATGGCGGTTCGATCATCTGGGCCGAAACTTTACAAGCCATTAGAAGAGAAAGTCCGATTACTACTTTAGAAACGTTAATTCCTGATTTTAAAGGTCAATGGGATAATTTATACCGTGTTTTAGAAGAAAGACCAGAAGTGGTTTCCCACAACATGGAAACGGTACGCCGTTTAACTCGCCAAGTACGTATACAGGCTAAATACGACAGAAGCTTGGAGTGCTTAAAGCGAATTTCGGAATTTGGCTTACGCACTAAAACCGGCATTATGCTAGGTTTGGGCGAAACTGAAGAGGATGTTTTTGAAGCAATGGATGATTTAGTGGCAAATGGTGTTCATATCTTAACTTTAGGCCAGTATTTACAGCCTACCAAAGCGCACCACCCAGTGGTAGATTGGATCCACCCAGATCAATTTGCTAAATACAAGGAAGTAGGCTTGGCTAAAGGCTTAAAATACGTAGAAAGTGGCCCGCTGGTGCGTTCTTCTTATCACGCAGAAAAACATCTTTTCGATATCGAAGGAATTGTTTAA
- the uvrA gene encoding excinuclease ABC subunit UvrA, with protein MAKNHVDLGEQKDVEVYGARVHNLKNIDVSFPRNKMVVVTGLSGSGKSSLAFDTIYAEGQRRYMETFSAYSRQFMGGMERPDVDKVSGLSPVIAIEQKTTSKNPRSTVGTITEIYDFMRLLYARVGDAFSYNTGEKMERMSEDQILQNIYKKFENLAVNILAPVVKGRKGHYRELFEQIRKQGYVKVRVDGEIQDLVAKMQVDRYKIHDIEIVVDRLMVDPKDDKRLRDSIQTAMRLGKGIIKISDKDNNVAHFSKFLMCPTTGISYDEPQPNSFSFNSPYGACETCDGLGYIFVVDKKSIMPNMKISILNGGLAPLGEYRDIWVFQVLKAVAKKYNFSLSTPLEKLSEEHIDILLKGAPDLISVEVAYNKWNVQNYQVTFDGIIKLLEEQQEKRGEGASDDMEAFRRLETCPDCHGARLKKESLHFKVDGKNISELATMDVATLHQWFDGVEERLSERQNTIAKEILKEIRARIGFLLDVGLNYLTLDRTSRTLSGGEAQRIRLATQIGSQLMNVMYILDEPSIGLHQRDNERLITALKNLRDLGNTVLVVEHDKDMILEADHVIDVGPAAGVHGGQIVAQGTPAQILKSDTLTAAYLNGKKSIEIPQKRREGNGHQLGIIKATGHNLKEVSVDFPLGKFIAVTGVSGSGKSSLITETLYPILNHHFFRAKKKPLPYEKIKGLKEIDKVIEIDQAPIGRTPRSNPSTYTGVFSDIRNLFVALPEAKIRGYKPGRFSFNVKGGRCETCQGAGMKVIEMNFLPDVQVPCEECGGRRYNRETLEVRYKGKSISDVLDMSIEDACHFFEHMPSIYRKIKTLNDVGLGYIRLGQASTTLSGGEAQRVKLATELSKKDTGKTFYILDEPTTGLHFEDIAVLLGVLNSLVDKGNTVLVIEHNLDVVKVADWVIDLGEEGGAGGGRIIFEGTPEGLIENPISLTGKFLKKEMS; from the coding sequence ATGGCGAAGAACCACGTAGATTTGGGCGAGCAAAAGGATGTAGAGGTTTATGGTGCGAGGGTGCACAATCTAAAGAATATCGATGTGAGTTTTCCTCGCAACAAAATGGTGGTGGTTACTGGTTTAAGTGGCAGTGGCAAGTCTAGTTTGGCTTTTGATACCATTTATGCCGAAGGGCAACGCCGCTACATGGAAACTTTCAGTGCCTATTCGCGGCAGTTTATGGGTGGCATGGAACGCCCTGATGTGGATAAGGTTTCGGGTTTAAGTCCGGTAATTGCCATTGAGCAAAAAACTACCAGCAAAAACCCCCGTTCTACGGTAGGTACCATTACCGAAATCTACGATTTTATGCGTTTGCTGTATGCCCGTGTGGGCGATGCTTTTTCGTACAATACCGGCGAAAAGATGGAGCGCATGAGCGAAGATCAAATTCTGCAGAACATCTACAAAAAGTTCGAGAACTTGGCCGTGAACATTTTGGCTCCGGTAGTAAAAGGTCGTAAAGGCCATTACCGCGAATTGTTTGAGCAAATTCGTAAGCAGGGTTATGTAAAGGTGCGTGTAGATGGCGAAATCCAAGATTTGGTGGCTAAAATGCAGGTAGACCGTTACAAAATTCACGATATCGAAATTGTAGTAGACCGCTTGATGGTTGATCCTAAAGACGATAAACGTTTGCGTGATAGCATTCAAACTGCTATGCGTTTGGGTAAAGGCATCATCAAAATTAGCGATAAGGATAACAATGTAGCGCACTTTAGTAAGTTCTTGATGTGCCCAACTACGGGTATTTCTTACGATGAACCTCAACCCAATAGTTTTTCGTTTAACTCGCCCTATGGCGCATGCGAAACCTGCGATGGTTTGGGTTATATTTTTGTGGTAGATAAAAAATCTATCATGCCAAATATGAAGATCAGCATCTTAAACGGTGGTTTGGCTCCGCTGGGCGAATACCGTGATATTTGGGTTTTTCAGGTGTTAAAGGCCGTTGCCAAGAAATATAACTTCTCGCTATCAACACCTTTAGAAAAATTAAGCGAAGAACATATTGATATCCTTTTGAAAGGTGCGCCAGATTTGATTTCGGTAGAAGTAGCCTACAATAAATGGAACGTACAGAACTACCAAGTTACTTTTGATGGTATCATTAAACTACTAGAAGAGCAGCAGGAGAAAAGGGGAGAAGGTGCTTCGGATGACATGGAAGCTTTCCGCAGGTTAGAAACTTGTCCGGATTGCCATGGTGCTCGTTTAAAGAAAGAAAGTCTGCACTTTAAAGTAGATGGTAAGAATATTTCTGAGTTGGCTACCATGGATGTGGCTACTTTGCACCAATGGTTTGATGGGGTTGAAGAGCGTTTAAGTGAGCGCCAGAATACCATTGCCAAAGAAATACTGAAAGAGATTAGAGCTCGTATTGGTTTCTTGCTAGATGTGGGTTTAAACTACCTTACTTTAGATCGCACTTCGCGTACGCTTTCGGGTGGCGAGGCGCAGCGTATTCGTTTGGCTACGCAAATTGGCTCGCAATTAATGAATGTAATGTACATTTTGGATGAGCCAAGTATTGGTTTGCACCAACGTGACAACGAGCGCTTAATTACTGCCTTGAAAAACTTACGTGATTTGGGCAACACCGTTTTGGTGGTAGAACACGATAAGGATATGATTTTGGAAGCAGACCACGTGATAGATGTTGGCCCTGCTGCGGGTGTACATGGCGGGCAGATTGTGGCGCAGGGAACCCCAGCACAAATTTTAAAATCAGATACGCTAACTGCAGCCTATTTAAATGGCAAAAAAAGTATAGAAATACCCCAAAAGCGACGTGAAGGTAATGGCCATCAGTTAGGCATTATTAAAGCTACGGGGCATAACCTAAAAGAAGTTTCCGTAGATTTTCCTTTGGGTAAATTTATTGCCGTAACCGGTGTTTCGGGTAGTGGTAAATCGAGTTTAATTACCGAAACGCTATATCCAATTTTAAATCATCATTTTTTTAGGGCCAAGAAAAAACCATTGCCTTACGAAAAAATTAAAGGCTTAAAAGAGATTGATAAAGTAATTGAGATTGACCAAGCGCCAATTGGGCGTACACCACGTTCCAATCCATCTACTTACACCGGTGTTTTTTCTGATATCAGGAATTTATTTGTGGCTTTGCCAGAAGCGAAGATTAGAGGTTATAAGCCTGGTCGTTTTTCTTTTAACGTAAAAGGTGGTAGATGCGAAACTTGCCAAGGGGCAGGCATGAAGGTAATTGAAATGAATTTCTTGCCAGATGTGCAGGTGCCTTGCGAAGAATGTGGCGGAAGAAGATACAACCGTGAAACGTTAGAGGTGCGCTACAAAGGCAAATCTATTAGTGACGTATTGGATATGAGTATTGAGGATGCTTGCCATTTCTTTGAGCACATGCCGTCGATCTATCGTAAAATAAAAACCTTAAACGATGTTGGTTTGGGCTATATCCGTTTAGGGCAGGCTTCTACCACTTTATCGGGCGGAGAAGCACAACGTGTGAAATTAGCCACTGAACTTTCTAAAAAAGATACGGGTAAAACCTTCTATATTTTAGATGAGCCTACTACAGGTTTGCATTTCGAAGACATTGCAGTTTTGTTAGGTGTGTTAAATTCTTTGGTTGATAAAGGTAATACGGTTTTAGTTATCGAACACAATTTAGATGTAGTTAAAGTAGCCGATTGGGTAATTGATTTGGGCGAAGAAGGCGGTGCCGGTGGCGGTAGAATTATTTTTGAAGGCACACCAGAGGGATTGATTGAAAACCCGATAAGTTTAACGGGCAAATTTTTGAAAAAGGAAATGTCGTAG
- a CDS encoding DUF4833 domain-containing protein has protein sequence MKLRDDLQQGIYKVINPFVKGLIKLGLTPNMVTTIGLLLNIGVAVIFIIGAEKSNRGELEYVGWAGALVLFAGLFDMLDGQVARLGNMSSKFGAMYDSVLDRYSEMVMFLGICYYLVAHHYFLSSLFAFIALIGSMMVSYTRARAEGLGVECKGGLMQRPERVVTIGVFAIACGIAYNFLGADYKIFIPGIKFHVFETMSIFTLPITLMAIMTNITAVNRLREAKKALDAKEFPKPSNKAALIAGVILFAGLGLSNSAAVKAQTGDDPSPLTFPIPKNITNQLFYVQRDPNINTIICQLNVDEDGNLVKEHPVNVFWMRYADKQGKKDLNYIQRKFAYGVQTKDIGNGNYELRFVSYKKFPLLLTKSAIDKKYHVYATANNKKILLDRIFLRIEGGTFWVPNVKYVEIKGYDASNPTKAITERIKV, from the coding sequence ATGAAGCTAAGAGACGACCTTCAACAAGGTATTTATAAAGTAATTAACCCTTTTGTAAAAGGCTTAATTAAGTTAGGATTAACACCAAACATGGTAACCACTATTGGTTTGCTACTAAACATTGGTGTAGCGGTAATCTTTATTATAGGTGCAGAAAAATCTAATCGCGGCGAACTAGAATACGTAGGCTGGGCTGGCGCATTGGTTTTGTTTGCTGGCCTTTTCGATATGCTAGATGGCCAAGTGGCACGTTTGGGCAACATGAGCTCTAAGTTTGGCGCCATGTACGATTCGGTTTTAGACAGATATAGCGAAATGGTGATGTTTTTAGGGATTTGCTATTATTTAGTGGCACACCATTATTTTTTAAGCTCGTTATTTGCGTTTATTGCATTAATTGGTTCTATGATGGTAAGCTATACTCGTGCCCGTGCCGAAGGCCTTGGCGTAGAATGTAAAGGTGGTTTAATGCAACGCCCAGAGCGTGTGGTAACCATTGGTGTATTTGCTATTGCATGCGGTATTGCCTACAATTTCTTAGGTGCCGATTATAAAATCTTTATCCCCGGAATTAAGTTTCACGTATTCGAGACCATGAGCATTTTCACCTTGCCAATTACTTTAATGGCAATAATGACCAATATTACCGCAGTAAACAGATTAAGAGAAGCCAAAAAAGCTTTAGATGCGAAAGAGTTCCCAAAACCCAGCAACAAAGCAGCGCTAATTGCCGGAGTAATTTTATTTGCTGGTCTAGGTCTATCTAACTCAGCAGCGGTAAAAGCACAAACTGGCGATGATCCTTCTCCGCTTACATTTCCTATTCCCAAAAATATCACAAACCAGTTATTTTACGTACAACGAGATCCAAATATCAATACTATTATTTGCCAATTAAACGTAGATGAAGATGGTAATTTGGTTAAAGAACATCCCGTAAATGTTTTTTGGATGCGCTACGCTGATAAGCAAGGAAAAAAAGACTTGAATTATATTCAACGCAAATTTGCCTATGGAGTGCAAACTAAAGATATTGGTAATGGCAATTACGAGTTACGCTTCGTATCCTACAAAAAATTCCCTTTGTTGTTAACCAAATCGGCAATAGATAAAAAATATCATGTTTACGCAACAGCCAACAACAAAAAGATTTTGTTAGACAGAATTTTTCTAAGAATAGAAGGTGGTACGTTTTGGGTACCTAATGTAAAATATGTAGAAATAAAAGGTTATGATGCTAGCAATCCAACAAAAGCGATAACCGAAAGAATAAAAGTTTAA
- a CDS encoding DUF4256 domain-containing protein, translated as MSKKLSAQQSEELLSILKIRFEKNKKRHPDLDWSKVQEKLEAQPEKLWSLNEMDITGGEPDVVGYDDKTGEFIFYDCSAETPKGRRSVCFDHEALAARKEHKPNDSAINMATEMGIELLTEEEYKALQQLGEFDLKTSSWIQTPERIRKLDGALFCDRRYNTVFVYHNGAQSYYAARGFRGSLKI; from the coding sequence ATGAGCAAAAAACTATCAGCCCAACAAAGCGAAGAACTTTTAAGCATTTTGAAAATCCGTTTCGAAAAAAACAAGAAACGCCACCCAGACTTAGATTGGAGCAAAGTGCAAGAAAAACTAGAAGCTCAACCAGAAAAACTATGGTCGTTAAATGAAATGGATATTACCGGCGGAGAACCAGATGTAGTGGGCTACGATGATAAAACAGGAGAATTTATTTTCTACGACTGCTCGGCCGAAACTCCAAAGGGAAGACGAAGTGTGTGCTTTGACCATGAAGCCTTAGCAGCAAGGAAAGAGCACAAACCAAATGATAGTGCTATAAATATGGCTACAGAGATGGGAATTGAACTTTTAACTGAAGAAGAATACAAAGCATTACAACAATTAGGCGAGTTTGATTTAAAAACATCAAGCTGGATACAAACCCCAGAACGCATTAGAAAATTAGATGGTGCGCTATTTTGCGACCGCCGATACAACACCGTTTTTGTTTACCACAACGGAGCCCAATCTTACTATGCAGCTAGAGGTTTTCGCGGTTCGTTAAAGATATAG
- a CDS encoding tetratricopeptide repeat-containing sensor histidine kinase, with amino-acid sequence MHTALKQLSKWAVLCVVLLLLGISSNAQTSKIDELLAQLKPNDPDTVQIKILKKLSTAYSSVDPIKKFYYANQYRLLGEKNGIDSTIANGYLDMGISYGIRSNLDSALYYFKIGQEIAKASKYESGLGRSYVNIGYIYDRSDRKKEAVNCYEEALKIFRKIDHKRGINQCITNLGSIYFDLKEYKSADNYFEQVLENLLKNPTGDLSLGSAYYSLGGSKRRLGQQKLAMDFYLKSLAIREKIGDLNGIALSNWGIAQLHIENKLYSKALPLLEIALRNNRTLKNIYQECSVLITLAEAYIGLKDYQKAEEAGKLALVRAKQTDAKIPISLALDMLSKVSAAKKDYEAALKYKSEYLAVNDSLENDSTTKQVILTDLHRVNIDNKNLEKRNETISAKITDYVITISIITALLLLVVILLILYYKRNAEKKIANALLQEQKHQIAEVNEELGALNEELRTQMEIVSAQNTELEKLNNVKNKFFSIVSHDLRAPIHSLKALFGLYRSGIVNEEEFGNLLERLEETVYNTASFLDNLLEWSKSQLGGIVITPVEVNLSMIINHNIKLMESQINLKKINVHNNVDEKLVVFSDLNMVHVVIRNILSNAIKFCNKEDKVIFNATTNNDQVTFTITDTGPGISPLDLDNLFNLTHTPGTGTSGEKGHHIGLILCRDMVMQNKGSLSVESKLGEGTTFYITLPTKPIEG; translated from the coding sequence ATGCATACTGCTTTAAAACAACTCTCAAAGTGGGCCGTACTTTGTGTTGTATTACTCCTTTTAGGAATTAGCTCTAATGCCCAAACTTCTAAAATAGATGAGTTATTAGCCCAACTTAAACCAAACGATCCTGACACGGTTCAAATTAAAATACTTAAAAAACTATCTACTGCTTATTCTTCGGTAGATCCAATTAAAAAATTCTATTACGCCAACCAGTATAGATTACTAGGCGAAAAAAATGGTATCGACTCTACAATTGCCAATGGCTATTTAGATATGGGCATTTCTTATGGCATTAGAAGTAATTTGGATAGCGCATTATACTATTTTAAAATAGGTCAAGAAATAGCAAAAGCGAGCAAATATGAAAGTGGCTTGGGCCGTAGTTATGTAAACATTGGCTACATATATGATCGTTCTGACAGAAAAAAGGAAGCCGTTAATTGTTATGAAGAAGCACTAAAAATCTTCAGAAAAATTGACCACAAGAGAGGTATAAATCAATGCATTACCAATTTAGGATCCATATATTTCGACCTTAAAGAATACAAAAGCGCCGATAATTATTTTGAACAGGTTTTAGAAAATCTTTTAAAAAACCCTACCGGAGATTTAAGTTTAGGCAGTGCCTATTACTCTTTGGGTGGCTCTAAACGAAGATTAGGCCAACAAAAATTAGCAATGGATTTTTATCTAAAAAGCTTAGCTATTAGAGAAAAAATTGGCGACTTAAACGGAATTGCCTTAAGCAATTGGGGAATTGCCCAACTACATATAGAAAACAAGCTGTACAGCAAGGCGTTGCCCCTTTTAGAAATAGCTTTAAGAAATAACAGAACTTTAAAAAACATATATCAAGAGTGTTCTGTATTAATTACACTGGCCGAAGCTTACATAGGTTTAAAAGATTATCAAAAAGCCGAAGAAGCAGGAAAGTTAGCTTTAGTAAGAGCAAAGCAGACTGATGCGAAAATCCCGATTTCTTTAGCGTTAGACATGTTATCTAAGGTAAGTGCCGCAAAAAAAGACTATGAAGCAGCCTTAAAATATAAGTCTGAATATTTAGCAGTTAACGATAGTCTGGAGAATGACTCTACTACCAAACAAGTTATTTTAACAGACCTGCATCGAGTAAATATCGACAACAAAAACCTAGAAAAACGCAACGAGACCATTAGTGCAAAAATTACCGACTATGTAATTACCATTTCTATTATTACCGCCCTGCTTTTGTTGGTGGTTATACTTTTGATACTCTATTACAAAAGAAATGCCGAGAAAAAAATTGCCAATGCCTTGTTGCAAGAGCAAAAACATCAAATTGCAGAAGTAAATGAAGAGCTGGGAGCTTTAAATGAAGAGCTAAGAACACAAATGGAAATTGTATCTGCCCAAAATACCGAGTTAGAGAAATTAAACAATGTAAAGAATAAATTTTTCTCTATTGTATCTCACGATTTGAGAGCACCAATACATTCGTTAAAGGCATTATTTGGCTTATATAGAAGCGGAATTGTAAATGAAGAGGAATTTGGAAACCTGCTAGAGCGCTTAGAAGAAACTGTTTACAATACGGCCTCTTTTTTAGACAACTTACTGGAGTGGTCTAAAAGTCAGTTGGGAGGCATTGTGATAACCCCTGTTGAGGTAAATCTTTCGATGATCATCAACCATAATATCAAGTTGATGGAATCGCAGATTAATCTGAAAAAAATAAATGTGCATAACAATGTAGACGAAAAACTTGTTGTATTTTCCGATTTAAACATGGTTCATGTAGTGATAAGAAATATCCTTTCTAATGCTATTAAGTTTTGCAACAAAGAAGATAAAGTTATTTTTAATGCAACCACAAATAATGACCAAGTTACCTTTACCATTACTGATACGGGCCCTGGCATTAGCCCATTAGACCTCGATAACCTTTTTAATTTAACGCATACGCCAGGCACCGGCACTTCTGGCGAAAAAGGGCACCACATTGGGCTTATTTTATGTAGAGATATGGTAATGCAAAACAAAGGCAGCTTAAGTGTTGAAAGCAAATTGGGCGAAGGAACTACTTTTTACATTACCCTACCCACAAAACCCATTGAAGGATAA
- a CDS encoding phosphatase PAP2 family protein gives MTSDISSEDPQKNLKKDLPLTLGISAIYLILSYFLVGFKTDQLVLIAIFNALYYLTSTTRKFIIGFSIFIVYWIIYDYMKAFPNYHYNAVHIADLYNFEKSVFGIEQGGKLLTPNEYWLLHTNSFLDVLTGFFYLMWVPVPLAFAAFLFFNNERRNFLNFLLTFVWVNLLGFVVYYLYPAAPPWYVQQHGFEFIAGTPGNTAGLIRFDNFFGIELFKSIYSKGSNVFAAMPSLHSAYPLIVVYYATKGKFRKANVFFITVMVGIWFAAVYTSHHYLADVLAGITTATIGIISFNWLKERKPLANFIQSMLKLIS, from the coding sequence ATGACATCAGATATTTCCTCTGAAGATCCGCAAAAAAACCTTAAAAAAGATCTGCCATTAACGCTCGGCATTTCTGCAATCTATCTTATTCTCTCCTATTTTTTAGTTGGCTTTAAAACAGACCAACTAGTGCTGATTGCTATTTTTAATGCCCTTTACTACCTCACATCTACTACCAGAAAATTCATCATAGGTTTTTCTATCTTCATTGTATATTGGATCATTTATGATTACATGAAGGCTTTTCCTAACTACCACTACAATGCTGTACATATTGCAGATCTCTACAATTTTGAAAAAAGCGTTTTTGGAATAGAGCAAGGAGGAAAACTACTTACCCCTAATGAGTATTGGCTATTACACACCAACTCGTTTTTAGATGTGCTTACAGGCTTCTTTTATTTGATGTGGGTACCCGTACCGTTGGCATTTGCAGCCTTCCTGTTTTTTAATAACGAACGCAGAAACTTCTTAAACTTTCTACTCACTTTTGTGTGGGTAAACCTATTGGGTTTTGTGGTTTATTACCTCTATCCTGCCGCTCCACCTTGGTATGTACAACAGCATGGCTTTGAGTTTATAGCAGGCACTCCTGGTAATACCGCTGGCTTAATTCGTTTCGATAATTTCTTCGGTATCGAACTTTTTAAATCTATTTATAGCAAAGGTTCAAACGTTTTTGCGGCCATGCCATCTTTACACTCCGCTTACCCTTTAATTGTAGTTTACTATGCCACTAAGGGAAAGTTCCGTAAAGCAAATGTCTTTTTCATTACCGTAATGGTGGGGATTTGGTTTGCGGCAGTTTACACAAGCCATCATTACCTGGCCGATGTACTTGCCGGCATTACCACAGCCACCATCGGAATAATATCCTTCAACTGGTTAAAAGAAAGAAAACCTTTAGCTAACTTTATACAAAGTATGCTAAAATTAATTTCTTAA
- a CDS encoding sterol desaturase family protein, with amino-acid sequence MAKNFISNSSESTRMFKSDLLEPLSKVKYYVPLIIFVPLIVFLVWKALFDVQTPVLEFFGWLAFGLFVWTITEYVMHRWVFHFYPKAAWAKRIHFIFHGVHHDYPNDANRLVMPPSASIPLALAFWFLFDWLLPETKIYSFFIGFIGGYLFYDMVHYALHHANFKSGLWKRLKHHHMLHHYQDASKGFGVSWMFWDGVFRSGFEKKKETQ; translated from the coding sequence ATGGCAAAGAATTTTATTTCAAATTCTAGCGAGTCTACAAGGATGTTTAAGAGCGACTTGTTAGAACCTCTATCTAAAGTTAAATATTACGTACCCTTAATTATATTTGTTCCATTAATTGTTTTCTTAGTGTGGAAAGCACTTTTTGATGTGCAAACCCCTGTCTTAGAGTTTTTCGGGTGGTTGGCTTTTGGACTTTTCGTGTGGACAATCACAGAGTATGTGATGCATCGATGGGTTTTCCATTTCTACCCTAAGGCCGCTTGGGCAAAGCGTATCCACTTCATTTTTCATGGCGTGCACCACGATTACCCAAATGATGCTAACCGTTTAGTAATGCCGCCATCGGCCAGTATTCCTTTGGCTTTGGCTTTTTGGTTTCTATTCGATTGGCTATTACCAGAAACCAAAATCTATTCGTTTTTTATAGGTTTTATTGGTGGATATTTATTTTACGATATGGTTCATTACGCCTTACACCATGCTAATTTTAAAAGTGGTTTATGGAAGAGATTGAAACATCACCACATGTTGCACCATTATCAGGATGCTTCTAAGGGATTTGGCGTAAGCTGGATGTTTTGGGACGGTGTATTCAGGTCTGGATTTGAAAAGAAAAAAGAAACCCAATAA
- a CDS encoding YdeI/OmpD-associated family protein, with product MNPKVDAFLSKTTQWKQEFEALRAIILECGLTEELKWGQPCYTFQKSNIVLIHGFKEYCALLFFKGALLSNEDGLLIQQTDHVQSVRQIRFVNAKEIWSAKQQIKHYIFEAIEVEKAGLKVAMRKTSDFEVAAEFQEKLDALPALRTAFEALTPGRQRAYLFHFSEAKQAKTRAARVARVEKYMPQILSGKGLND from the coding sequence ATGAACCCTAAAGTAGATGCGTTTTTAAGCAAAACAACCCAGTGGAAACAAGAATTTGAAGCCTTGAGAGCAATTATTCTTGAATGTGGCTTAACCGAAGAACTAAAATGGGGGCAGCCTTGCTACACATTCCAAAAGAGCAACATTGTTTTAATACATGGGTTTAAGGAATACTGTGCCCTGCTGTTTTTTAAAGGCGCATTGCTAAGCAACGAAGATGGTTTATTGATCCAACAAACAGATCATGTACAATCGGTTAGGCAAATACGTTTTGTTAACGCTAAAGAAATTTGGAGTGCAAAACAACAAATAAAACATTACATTTTCGAGGCCATTGAAGTTGAAAAGGCTGGCTTAAAAGTAGCAATGAGAAAAACCTCTGACTTTGAGGTTGCAGCAGAGTTTCAAGAAAAACTAGATGCTTTACCTGCGCTGAGAACTGCTTTTGAAGCTTTAACTCCTGGCCGCCAAAGAGCTTATCTATTTCATTTTTCGGAAGCCAAACAAGCTAAAACAAGAGCTGCAAGAGTTGCAAGAGTTGAAAAATATATGCCACAAATTCTAAGTGGCAAAGGTTTAAACGATTAA